The Echinicola rosea genome has a segment encoding these proteins:
- a CDS encoding PepSY-associated TM helix domain-containing protein translates to MKFKKTIGKIHLWLGLTSGLVVFIVAITGCLWVFQDEIRPLVYQDRMYIDPPSGDNDRMPLTALVKAAEEAMGNGYSVERAYYPTAENETVYIQFRKFNEGAEDTVLWYGDYIDYYYKVFLNPYTGEVVNIENTKWEFFNVVLWAHFTLLLPYSIGHEVVGYGILVFVIMLITGLVLWWPKNRPAARQRFWFRWKQTTRWKRKNYDLHNILGFYALVFALVIAVTGLVWSFDWVSEGIQWVANGGKSIKADHKHPKITFTEPDQDQVFDAIMTKMVGRHPDAHYFYIRFPRTKDSPMSINATMGEHGYGNYIRYLMHPYTAEIIEESRFENLNNGEKAVELNYPIHVGSILGIPGKILAFLTSLVTASLPLSGCLIWLGRRRKKKRKPSGSKQSIQRSSPLASPSQLQKHFQ, encoded by the coding sequence ATGAAATTCAAAAAAACCATAGGAAAGATTCACCTCTGGCTCGGATTAACTTCCGGGCTAGTGGTGTTTATTGTGGCCATTACCGGCTGTCTTTGGGTATTCCAGGACGAAATACGTCCTTTGGTTTACCAAGACAGGATGTATATCGATCCACCCTCAGGGGACAATGACCGAATGCCCCTGACCGCACTGGTCAAAGCTGCTGAAGAAGCCATGGGCAATGGATATTCCGTGGAAAGGGCCTATTACCCTACCGCCGAAAATGAAACCGTCTATATTCAATTCAGAAAGTTCAATGAAGGCGCTGAAGATACCGTGCTCTGGTACGGAGATTATATCGATTACTATTATAAAGTATTTCTCAATCCGTACACCGGAGAAGTGGTCAATATTGAAAACACCAAGTGGGAGTTTTTCAATGTTGTCCTGTGGGCACATTTTACCCTCCTTCTGCCCTATTCCATTGGCCACGAAGTGGTGGGTTATGGCATACTGGTATTCGTGATCATGTTGATCACGGGATTGGTACTTTGGTGGCCAAAAAACCGGCCTGCTGCCAGGCAACGGTTCTGGTTCCGCTGGAAACAGACGACCCGATGGAAGCGCAAAAACTATGACCTTCACAACATCCTTGGGTTTTATGCGCTGGTCTTTGCCCTTGTGATAGCCGTTACCGGATTGGTATGGTCCTTTGATTGGGTAAGTGAAGGAATCCAATGGGTAGCCAATGGGGGAAAGTCCATAAAAGCCGACCACAAACATCCAAAAATTACCTTTACCGAACCGGATCAAGATCAAGTATTTGATGCCATAATGACCAAGATGGTTGGCAGGCATCCCGATGCCCACTATTTCTACATCAGGTTCCCACGTACAAAGGACAGTCCTATGTCCATCAATGCGACCATGGGGGAACATGGCTATGGAAACTATATCCGATACCTTATGCATCCCTACACCGCTGAAATTATAGAAGAATCACGTTTCGAGAACCTTAACAATGGGGAAAAGGCCGTTGAACTTAACTATCCGATCCATGTGGGCAGTATCTTGGGAATACCAGGCAAAATTTTAGCGTTTCTGACCAGTTTGGTAACAGCAAGTCTTCCGTTAAGCGGATGCCTTATATGGCTGGGGAGAAGGCGAAAAAAGAAGCGTAAACCTTCCGGATCGAAACAATCTATACAAAGATCATCGCCGCTGGCCTCTCCTTCACAGCTACAAAAGCACTTTCAATGA
- a CDS encoding JAB domain-containing protein, translated as MSDKPQIVSSQGAAKVIRANWDPSKLEFIEEFKVVLLNRANRILGIVNASSGGTCGTVVELKVIFVAAMKASASGIVLAHNHPSGTLRPSDQGNRITEKMVKAGKLLNLLVMDHIIITAEGYYSFADMRGL; from the coding sequence ATGTCAGATAAGCCGCAGATCGTTTCCTCCCAAGGTGCTGCGAAAGTGATCAGGGCCAATTGGGACCCATCAAAACTGGAATTTATCGAAGAGTTCAAGGTGGTTTTGCTCAACAGGGCAAACCGGATACTGGGCATTGTCAACGCCTCTTCTGGTGGAACCTGCGGTACCGTGGTGGAGCTGAAGGTGATCTTTGTAGCGGCCATGAAGGCATCGGCATCGGGCATTGTCCTTGCCCACAACCATCCTTCCGGAACCCTTCGCCCCAGTGACCAGGGCAACCGCATTACCGAGAAAATGGTCAAGGCTGGTAAATTGTTGAATTTGCTGGTAATGGACCATATCATCATCACTGCGGAAGGGTACTATTCATTTGCCGATATGAGAGGGCTTTAG